The window NNNNNNNNNNNNNNNNNNNNNNNNNNNNNNNNNNNNNNNNNNNNNNNNNNNNNNNNNNNNNNNNNNNNNNNNNNNNNNNNNNNNNNNNNNNNNNNNNNNNNNNNNNNNNNNNNNNNNNNNNNNNNNNNNNNNNNNNNNNNNNNNNNNNNNNNNatatatatatatgtatttatttaattgtatatattttatggtatattatttaatttttttttttttttttttatagagttaaaaatataaaagtgCTTAAAGAGAAATATACACGAGAAATTTATGAATGTATTGTTTTTCCATCAAATAACAAAGATTATAGAAAATGTAATAGTAAAACATTATTACCAccattatttttatatgttacTTTTTTCCAATTtaagataaaatatttatgtgaGACAGATAATGTAATGAACAATTTGTTCTTTTCACCAAAAcaaattttctttttaaatatgattgaggaagaaaataattatactATTTCTAAGTTTGAGAACAATACAGATATTACACAAATTATTGATTTTACCcaatttaaaaatgacGTTGAAAGTATAAGGTCAAAACTTCAAGAtggaaaaagaaaaaagaaaaaaaattataataaaagaaaaaatgtctctttacttttttttttttttttttttttgaatatttttatattatatgttttattttttacacataaatatatatatatatatattttttttttttattttagaATTTATCCGTTGATAAATTATGTACCCAAAAATAgttttttaaatgtaattattttttattctccacaaaaaaaaaatctaGTTGAATCAGAAATAAAAGTTtcttatttaataaatggaattgaaaagaattatatatctGTTTTTGTTTCTCATGAGATGAATAATGTAATGTTGAACAAAGGAGAATTGGACATTGTAAgattgtattatatatatgtatatatatattattcattatacaaattttaattataaattttcatatatattttatataaaattaacatatcattatataatttattaatattatatattattcatttatttatttatttgtttgtttatttattaatttattttcatttgtttcttttatatatatatatatatataaagaatttaCCTCGTGTAAGTACCGAAACGGAAAGCATTAAAAAAGTACCAATAGAAAATATGACTGAGAGAAATGTTTTATGTTTCctaattaaaaaagaagtCGATGATATAgttaatatacatatagaaggaaaaaaaattttcagTGAACAACAAGAAGAACAAACtgatcataatataaaggaagaattatataaagaagacattttaaataatatagaaaatcAATGGGAAAATAATCAGTTGACATCTtttaaagaagaaaaaaaaatatataatttctattatttttctttgttACCTTTTGAAAAGAAgaatttacatatatatgctTATAGTAATACTTATGTTAAGAAATCTATacctttattttttacatatttattatatataaataatatagatatgaagaacaaaataatatatttaaatgaaaacCTGAAAgatcatataaaaagttGTAAAAAATTCAACATTAACGttaacataataaaatgttgTCTTAAAATGTATCCTAAAATAATTGAAAGTAGCCCAATTACATCTGGAACAAAATTTAATGCAAAggttataaataaaatgataagAGGAAAAATAATGGaaactttttattattttttttttatttttatatgtatattaaaagtttattattattattaatattttttttttttttttaggtGAGGATACAAAATGAACATCCTGTTAAGATAAATTACCGGACCAAAACTAAAATTTATCAAATAGACGATGTCAAATTTTTAggtattttatataacgAGTTCtatgttttaataaaaagattTATTTATTCGTTTAAATTTTAGtgtttttttaatttgttcttatgatttattttttcttaattcTCAAAGACGAAGAAGAAACTAAAGAAGctgaaaaaaatatagtaACTGAAAATACAGAAGACATGATAAATTCGTGTTCTGccaaatatttttatgttagTTTTAATACTAACAAGAAAGGTCGTTTTGTGTACAGATTTTTTGTCATCGTAGGAGGTAAAAAtgatgtatatatatatatgtatttttttttatgaaggattaaaaaaaaatttatactcaattttttatttatttattatttaattttacaGAAAATGAGTAAAATGAACAAGAATATAAGAACAAATAATTGTATagaaatatacatatacatattcatatttatgtaCTCACAAAAATAACTATCTTTATAATTGCACGTATGAACCCTTGTAGGAACTATATTGATATAATTGTAAACGTCGTTATTCCCTATTTTCAAATTATTGATATTAATGATTTTAAGACACCAACGTCAATATACTGGAATATGACCTCCATtgataaaattaatatgtaagttttatattaacataaatatatttcatactaattatatatatatatatatatatatataatttttttataacctttttatatgttaaaatgtataattaaattCTAGGTActtaaaagataatatttcaaatataGATATGGAATACAAACAAAACCAAGGGATAGAAAACATgaagaaattatttaataattttaattatatagatTTCAATATAGGAAATAATACCTTAAATGAAATTACATCCGTAAAtctaattttatataaccCTCTTGACATATCGCTATATGTTGAAATAAATACTATAAAATCTTATATTCTTCCTATATTGCCTCCTTATGTTAAAACACACGAAGATGAggtaaaattaaaaatatatatatatatatatatatatatatatatacatatacatatatattttttttttaacattatAGATAGCTcacattttatatgttgataatacatttaataattttatgaGGTGTTTAGATAGCTGTGAAATATCCCCTACCAAATTCAcaataaaagaaaagggGACAAAAACAGTTACACtattttataaacataaatatattggTTTTCACAATATGCCATTAATAATTGATATTGAAAATGGGAAAGTAGTGCCTTTGAATTTATGTGCACTAACATTCCATCCAAATATCCCAcctatatatttaatgaaCATTAAAGTatggataatataaataaataaataaataaatatatatatatatatatatatatatatatatatgaatatattattttttattttttattttctttttaatttttcttttttttttttattaaggAATTGAATGAACACATTTTGGGAATAAAAAACGaatgtatattaaatatagaTATGTTAAATGATAGTGAAGTAGacatatattatgatatagaaaaaaataacaattttATGGTTTTAAACCCTAAaggaataataaaaagaaaaaaatatctttCTGTTTTTATTTTGCTTTCCAAATTATCTCCATCTATAATTAATGACACGTTGATAATGAATTCTTATTTTAAAcatttacaaaaaaatatagtaatatatatatgcatacATATTTACTTTCCTATTCCTCTTTCGATTcattttcttatatatatgcatatttATAACCATTCAACTTTATAGGaactaaaaaaaatagaaattGAACTAACGTTAAATACAACattagataatatatataaggatcagtacaaaaaaattaatcTCTTTAATAATAAGTGTATTAACGATATTCCTGATCAAAACATAAAAACATTCTGTTCCAATTTCATTCCACcatattcttatatatatgttcaaAATAAGCTGTTTTACATTTCCCCTAGCTCTATAAATATTCTATATGCCCCCACAAAGTAAGACAACAATAAAGtaaaaatcatataaagttaataaaaaaaataattttttataataaaaattttatatgttatatactttacataatattttattatatttatttattttatccttattattaatttatttattatcattatttttatttttttttcatattttgtTACATACTAGTTCCTTAATAGAAAGAattgttataattaaaaattattcatCTCTAAAGGATTTAAAGTTTAAAgtttcaaataaaaatactCTTCCTGGGAGTATATTAAGAATTTATCCTAACAAAGgtaaaacataataataacaataataataataatttgtgcacatatattcattcattttttatttttttatttttacattattatgtaataggaattgttaaaaaagaagaacaAATTATATTGAGATTTACTTTCATTTTAAACGATGTACTAATAGATATTGAGGGCAACATTCAAATAGAGTTAATGTTTGTAGAAACAGAAATGTTTGAAATGcaaaaaaatgaacaagTTAAATACGATACATGTGATGTTATAGAAACGAACATTGGtagataaaatatttttcataattacaaaaaaattaaattatataatgaagtagttctttctttattatatatatatatatatatatatatatatttaatgcATAGAAGAAGTATATGAAGATACAAGAGATAAAACAGAAAGCACTGAGAATAAAGTTTTATCCTTACcagaaagaaaaaaaaagaaacgATTTGATGATCTAACCTTTTCACACGCTCAGAAAATATTTGACAATATTCAAAAGTTCAAATACACctatgtaataataataccgaaatataaaaaattttaacattatatataaatatataaacatatatatatatatatatatatatatatatatatttttttttatataccAAATGTAGGATAATGTGAATACAGATATGCTTCAGAATGCTATAAGACGATTATATGGAGTAAAAAATGGTATTTAcatttctttataaaataaaagtatacgtatacatatatatattaggaaaaaaaagtattcataaaaaaattatttttctcaATAATAGACGATATAAtagaaaaggaaaatttCAAAGAACAAGAAAAACACGACATCCAGACTATGTCTAAgttctatttttatattcatgtAAAGTTATTTACATGCAATGTTGataatttgaaaaataaaaaaaaaatgtttgAAAATTTAATTGAAACTAATATTTACTCAAAATCCTtgtattttaaaaaatatattaatttacCTATTCCGTTTGAAGAAAGATcaaaaagtaataaaaatatatagtacatatatatataaataaataaataaatatatatgtatatatatatatatatacatatatgtaaacatttttattttcaattttattttatttttactatCCGAATAAGGTTTTTTTAAAAGGCATTATCTTGATTTCGATAAATTGGAAAAGTTAAATATGGaggatgaaaaaaataaggatATTCCAATCaatgaaaaatttatttatcaaaaaagttagaatataatttatgcctatatttatttattatttttttttttttttttttgtaaaataacattattgattatatatattattttttattttatagaagatatatattgttGTATGTTTGCTGAAATGTTTAAAAGCATAATTAgaaatcatataaaaaaatacattacATATCtcttaaaaataaatacatgtTCAATACAAGaatttgaaaatatattgaagGACGATCTAATAGATATAATGACAAGTTtgtttaatattatttaaacaaaacgttaaacaaaaatatatatttaataagtgtagtttttatttacacgagtatttatattatttattttatttttaggaaataaaattttgaaTTCAAATCTTCCAGTGGAATATGATTATACATTTTTGAATCCAACGATTATATCTCATTTTTTCTCACACATGTTCACAGATATTATTGATAATCTTatgaatgaaaaaattaattttaaaaaaagggatgattaaaaaaattactaaaaattaaaaagtttcgaggaaaaaaaatgaagaagaaaaaaaaaaaaaaaaaaaaaacataaaatataaaacataaaatataaaacataaaatataaaacataaaatataaaacataaaatataaaacatgAAACATAAACACTAAaacaataacaataaaaggtgaaaaattaaaattaaacgacttttcatatattagtaaaaatctttattataatcatcatcgtccatattattataataatccATGTCATTTTCTGTGGATGAATCTGTACctgtatttatatattcatttttgtttttgttaTAATCTTCAATTGCCGATTTAATCCTTTTTGATTCtctatatttttctatataaacctttaaaataacatataaagTATATGATGCAATTAACATTGTTGAAAGGAAAAAAGGAGATCTCTTGAATTCAGCAAACgatatgaaaaaaagataaCGTTTGATACTTTTAGgaatatttaaatacaaaaaattttcttttaaaatattttttataaggTACTCTATTTTACTATTTAATAACATAGTATATACAGGATATAATGCTAAACAGAAAGTACCTGCACAGACAAGCTTTGTTAAAACATTTTTGTTAACTTCTGACATTTTATTAACGAATCGTTTCCATAAGcttttatcatttttatattcccTTAATCCATATTCAGAATCTTGtgaatataaaacattCATTCtgttaaatttttttaaaatgtcTTTATTAGAATTTActtttgttttatttaaatttgGGAAAGAATAATCTTTCTTACTAAATCCTATGAAAccatatgtattattattcctgtttgtataaaaaatatcatttttaaaatataaaccGGGTGTCTTGAGTGAAATACTTTgaatacattttatattaaaaaatataaaagaaaaaagaaatacaagatcaaaaaatttattcagcttcatttttatataagaaaaaattataacaatttgttaataaataaataaatatatacatatatatatatatttattttatttcatattttgttttcttttttatatattttgtattatttatttttgatttcgtaataaaaaaggataaGGGCAAGAATTggaattttttatttttatttttttaaagattaaaaaaaaaataaatatataatatataaattatatatatatatatatatttttttttttttttttcctaaTGTGTACTAAAAATGaacaataattatatatatttttttttaattctcCAAATCTTCAttaagaatttttttttattttttaaacagTTTTATAAGGAAATTCTTAAATTTAAACATCACatttaaagaatatttCAAATTAATACTCGgtttaaaataattttttataataaagaaaaaacaattttaaataaacatatgacattatatacatacatacatacatatgtatatatatatatatatatatatatatataagaacGTTTTCTTTTAAGCCATTTTTggttttatatatttacctttttaattattattatatataattgtattaatcctaatttttatttttttaatttttcatacAAGGTTATAAgctttctttttttctttttctttttctttttcttctttttctttttttttgtatcaTTCATTCAattaaaacataataattattatcgTCGTCTTTTATTGTTTAaaaaacattaaaaaaaaggtaaTTTGgacatttttaattttgaggttatatatattatatatatttgtaattattaaacacacacaaaatatatataattatataaatatgcaCACAAATTATTACccaaaaataaaattattataatctataatatatgatttatgAGAATGataaatgtttattttatttatatactattttatattatgacgttaaaaataataagttaatttttcttataaaaaaaaaaaaaagaaaaaaaaaagaccAAATTACAAAGAACAAATAAAGcgaaaaataaaaaaatataaaaataaaaaattttatacaactaaataaatttatcctataaataatacatgcatatatatatatatttatataaacacTATTAACTGttaagaacaaaaaaaaaaaaaaaatcaaaaattttaaatattaataatatggaataaaagtaaaaatcgaaaatatttatgtattttcaaatatctcattaattttattgaatttttttttttttttttttatattatacaatagaaaatttataatttcctTAAGGGGATAAAAAGTTGTccatattataaaaatattgggaagaggaataaaaaaaaaaaaaaaaatatatattttacctacataattatatatacaataatgGCTTTTTAATTAAGGAAAAcgaatttttttcttttctttttttttacatgaacgtacataatatattttataaaaatgtaatatgttgtataaaaataggtatataaaaataaataatatttaaaaaaaaaaaatgtagcttttttttttttttttttttttattttacaaaattatttattaagGAATCAATTctgtttatataaaaaaatatatgcataattttttttccttttttttattttattatttcaaaaacatagttattataatagttgccaaaaaaagaaaaaaaaaaataaaataatcctatattcatataaaacCTTAAAATTTAGTGTggtaaaatatttttaatatatatatatttaatataataatgactgccttaataaaaaacttcatttaattaattaattggcatttatataaacatttttttttttttttttttttttttttgtatttaaattatatattattaattttttattttttcgtcattattttcaaatCATACTTGTTTTTCTTgaagtttttttttttttttttttatatgtttgattttctatatactttattttaactgttttaagatatatatttatataaacacCAACGTACGTTCATTTAACATAACTATgttcaatatattttattaatcttgttttaatattctgataattcattttacaaatttgaattgtatatatatatatatatatatatatatgtgtaatTTTGTGTGATTTATATTCCTAGTTACATAttaaatgattatatttatatatattattaatttttatttatatcatacACATGgataatgtaatataaaatatattttaaactCAATgcaattttttatttatatataattttaggatacaaaataatattaggaataaaaataaaaaataatttaaataacatataggagataaaaattatgtatcTGTAAAAGATGACAAcccattttttttttattttgtttttttttttgttgttttttttattattattttatcgTAGTACACCtaaattataaaacatgtaatattttttgatgTGTAAACtatattttgaattatataataaaataaggAATAAGAAAAGtatttttacaattttatgaatatatatattataatatgaaatttTTACAATGAATGTAGTTCCTAATGATAGAAATTATTTTCCCTTTAAGGTAAAGAcaatttttgtttttatttgtttaaaggaaaaataGTTTTTAGATGATTTTACTGGTAAAACGTGATTAGggattttttttcccttttttttttttttatatttttatttttgtttaaatATTGTATTTTTCTAAAAATTGAATTGCCTTAAAATACAAACATGCGTATATGTGTAcgcacatatatatatatatatatttatttatttatttattgaaaattttgttaaatttttatatcattttacattattatgGTGTTGGAAATATTGAAAAACAATTATAAAGGAAATGGGgaaaattattacaataaaaataataaacaccaaaaaaaaaataaaggaaaaataaatgtgttagatgatgatgaatatgataacgaaaatgatgataaaaatgtagATAGTGCAAACAATTTAGAGTTATGTTActtatatgaaatatataaaaatggGTTTAATAAAGAAGAGAACAATGAAATTATTCTGTCtcacaaaaataataaaaaagggcttatatataaaaataaaattaacgcattatatgataattcAAAAGAGATGTTACATTATAGAAATCAAGAAAACgaagaaaatgatatattcGAGGAAGatatttatgaaaatgataattttgatgataataattttgtaGAGGAAGAAAATGTTGAATATAAAACGTACAATTCGTTTACAAATGAAGAGGTCAACAtgttaaataattattcaagagtaaatattaaaaatattttagattctcacaatataaataaacgagaattatataacaaaCACAACAATAACAACGGGGATAATAATAGTACtaataaaaagaagaatgataaaaagaattttaATAAGGATGATTCTAATATCAGGGAATATTctaagaataataatattactagaaatttatataaaaaaaatttattatactgccatgaaaaatataacgAAAAGGATAAAAGTACTTATGAGTATCATATTGACGCATGtgataatttttatgaatatgGTGATGAATATAATAGCAATCATAAATCagaaggaaaaaatatatttgaaataaAAGACGTAAATATAGATAGAAAGGGAACTAAGAAATTTCAAAAATTAgacaaaaataaagaaaCGACGAAAGATATGGATTACGATTATTATGATGAGGATAACGTTGATTATGAAGATGATAATGTTGAGGGTGAAGATGGTAATATCGAAgatgaagatgataatatcgaagatgaagatgataatatcgaagatgaagatgataatatcgaagatgaagatgataatatcgaagatgaagatgataatattgaggatgaagatgataatgttgaggatgaagatgataatattgaggatgaagatgataatGTTGACGACgaagatgataataatgttgACGACGAGGATGATAATGTTGAGgatgaagatgataatGTTGACGACGAAGATGATCATATTAGTGATGAAGATTATAAAGATGATAAAGaagataattatattaaatataacgaaaatgataatgttaatgatgatgaagataattattatgacGAAGAAgagaataattataataacgatgataattatgatgaagaaataaacgattctaataaatatttaaagaataatgataaagaagaaagtattaaaaatgatgtGAATAAAGAAGTATCtcattttaattttaataatgacttaaaacaaaaatatattgatgTTAAAggttttaaaaatgaaaatatttttaattttaaaaatataattaaggaagataataatactttaaaaagagaagaactgttttcttttgaaaatggaaagaaattatataatagagaagaaaataaaattgaaGTAGCTACATTTGGCATgtgtaataaaaatgaatggtttgaaaaatatgatgTTAAAATAGAAAATTGCAAAAAGTATAACagttataaaaatgataacaatgataacaaaaataagAATCCATTTGGTTTTAAAGGTTTAGATAAGCACATCGAGGAAAAAGAGGAATATGACAAAAGGTATATGGATGGcaataattatatgaaagGAAAATTAATAGGTAATATATCACCAAAAATTCAAAGAAGTCATACAGATAATAACATAGAAAATTACATATTAGATTCtgaaaatatgaatacatataatattatgaatgAAGTTAATCGTGTTTTaccatataataatattaataatattaataataataataaattaatttacAATCAGGGAGATACATTAAATAGTAGAGAACATactaaaaatatatcaaaatataGAACTGTAGATTATAGTaatgatattttaaaaacagGAAAAGAAACTTATAAAGAACTGActaaaagaaaaaatgaagaaatatgtgaattattaaatagtgaagataaaaaaaaacataatataaaacattttctggataaaatgaaaagtAAAAAACACATTGAGgatttttttaaaaaggaAGATAAAATATGTGAACGTTCAGAAAAGAaggaaaaattaaaaataaaatttacaGATATATTACATGCAGGAGCATTGGGTCACTTTTTTCATCGTAATAAAAATGGTTTATCGCGTTCTTTTGTATCATCTGATgttaaaagaaataatagTTTTAATtctattaataaaataaataaaaaagatcaattaaaatataatacattagaaaaatatgaaacAAAAATTGGTGCATTGGATGAGAGCAAACTTGGGAAAGTCAGAAATGATAAAACAGTaagttataataaaattgaatgtaaaaattcgataaattataattcaAAAACTGAATTAAATATAGATAAGAATAAAGATTTCaattttgataaaaataaatggtataaaatgaataatgataatgaggaaaaaatacattttttaaaacttCCCAATGGATTAGATAatgacaaaaaaaaagaattaaaaagtAATGATAACGGAATTGATGATAAGTTATTATCTTATGTGGAAGATgtgaaatataaaaaatacaatgATATGAgtaaacaaaaaaatggTATTCCAAAACAATTAGTAAATAATAGAAGAAATATGATTAATA of the Plasmodium reichenowi strain SY57 chromosome 11, whole genome shotgun sequence genome contains:
- a CDS encoding hypothetical protein (conserved Plasmodium protein, unknown function~part of same gene as PRSY57_1121000A~gap found within coding sequence), translating into VKNIKVLKEKYTREIYECIVFPSNNKDYRKCNSKTLLPPLFLYVTFFQFKIKYLCETDNVMNNLFFSPKQIFFLNMIEEENNYTISKFENNTDITQIIDFTQFKNDVESIRIYPLINYVPKNSFLNVIIFYSPQKKNLVESEIKVSYLINGIEKNYISVFVSHEMNNVMLNKGELDINLPRVSTETESIKKVPIENMTERNVLCFLIKKEVDDIVNIHIEGKKIFSEQQEEQTDHNIKEELYKEDILNNIENQWENNQLTSFKEEKKIYNFYYFSLLPFEKKNLHIYAYSNTYVKKSIPLFFTYLLYINNIDMKNKIIYLNENLKDHIKSCKKFNINVNIIKCCLKMYPKIIESSPITSGTKFNAKVRIQNEHPVKINYRTKTKIYQIDDVKFLDEEETKEAEKNIVTENTEDMINSCSAKYFYVSFNTNKKGRFVYRFFVIVGENENYIDIIVNVVIPYFQIIDINDFKTPTSIYWNMTSIDKINMYLKDNISNIDMEYKQNQGIENMKKLFNNFNYIDFNIGNNTLNEITSVNLILYNPLDISLYVEINTIKSYILPILPPYVKTHEDEIAHILYVDNTFNNFMRCLDSCEISPTKFTIKEKGTKTVTLFYKHKYIGFHNMPLIIDIENGKVVPLNLCALTFHPNIPPIYLMNIKELNEHILGIKNECILNIDMLNDSEVDIYYDIEKNNNFMVLNPKGIIKRKKYLSVFILLSKLSPSIINDTLIMNSYFKHLQKNIELKKIEIELTLNTTLDNIYKDQYKKINLFNNKCINDIPDQNIKTFCSNFIPPYSYIYVQNKLFYISPSSINILYAPTNSLIERIVIIKNYSSLKDLKFKVSNKNTLPGSILRIYPNKGIVKKEEQIILRFTFILNDVLIDIEGNIQIELMFVETEMFEMQKNEQVKYDTCDVIETNIEEVYEDTRDKTESTENKVLSLPERKKKKRFDDLTFSHAQKIFDNIQKFKYTYDNVNTDMLQNAIRRLYGVKNDDIIEKENFKEQEKHDIQTMSKFYFYIHVKLFTCNVDNLKNKKKMFENLIETNIYSKSLYFKKYINLPIPFEERSKSFFKRHYLDFDKLEKLNMEDEKNKDIPINEKFIYQKKDIYCCMFAEMFKSIIRNHIKKYITYLLKINTCSIQEFENILKDDLIDIMTRNKILNSNLPVEYDYTFLNPTIISHFFSHMFTDIIDNLMNEKINFKKRDD
- a CDS encoding hypothetical protein (conserved Plasmodium protein, unknown function) — its product is MKLNKFFDLVFLFSFIFFNIKCIQSISLKTPGLYFKNDIFYTNRNNNTYGFIGFSKKDYSFPNLNKTKVNSNKDILKKFNRMNVLYSQDSEYGLREYKNDKSLWKRFVNKMSEVNKNVLTKLVCAGTFCLALYPVYTMLLNSKIEYLIKNILKENFLYLNIPKSIKRYLFFISFAEFKRSPFFLSTMLIASYTLYVILKVYIEKYRESKRIKSAIEDYNKNKNEYINTGTDSSTENDMDYYNNMDDDDYNKDFY
- a CDS encoding calcium-dependent protein kinase 6, with amino-acid sequence MVLEILKNNYKGNGENYYNKNNKHQKKNKGKINVLDDDEYDNENDDKNVDSANNLELCYLYEIYKNGFNKEENNEIILSHKNNKKGLIYKNKINALYDNSKEMLHYRNQENEENDIFEEDIYENDNFDDNNFVEEENVEYKTYNSFTNEEVNMLNNYSRVNIKNILDSHNINKRELYNKHNNNNGDNNSTNKKKNDKKNFNKDDSNIREYSKNNNITRNLYKKNLLYCHEKYNEKDKSTYEYHIDACDNFYEYGDEYNSNHKSEGKNIFEIKDVNIDRKGTKKFQKLDKNKETTKDMDYDYYDEDNVDYEDDNVEGEDGNIEDEDDNIEDEDDNIEDEDDNIEDEDDNIEDEDDNIEDEDDNVEDEDDNIEDEDDNVDDEDDNNVDDEDDNVEDEDDNVDDEDDHISDEDYKDDKEDNYIKYNENDNVNDDEDNYYDEEENNYNNDDNYDEEINDSNKYLKNNDKEESIKNDVNKEVSHFNFNNDLKQKYIDVKGFKNENIFNFKNIIKEDNNTLKREELFSFENGKKLYNREENKIEVATFGMCNKNEWFEKYDVKIENCKKYNSYKNDNNDNKNKNPFGFKGLDKHIEEKEEYDKRYMDGNNYMKGKLIGNISPKIQRSHTDNNIENYILDSENMNTYNIMNEVNRVLPYNNINNINNNNKLIYNQGDTLNSREHTKNISKYRTVDYSNDILKTGKETYKELTKRKNEEICELLNSEDKKKHNIKHFLDKMKSKKHIEDFFKKEDKICERSEKKEKLKIKFTDILHAGALGHFFHRNKNGLSRSFVSSDVKRNNSFNSINKINKKDQLKYNTLEKYETKIGALDESKLGKVRNDKTVSYNKIECKNSINYNSKTELNIDKNKDFNFDKNKWYKMNNDNEEKIHFLKLPNGLDNDKKKELKSNDNGIDDKLLSYVEDVKYKKYNDMSKQKNGIPKQLVNNRRNMINKDYYEKKYNIKVNRNNEENGVDEKMLSVHDGVFNKNDFESGGKIKGIPNFPLNKEFIKQNERYKEKGNEKYEKDLEVNIDQTLSRKMLENNKLKKQNNIDEDIMVTPFYIKSKIDKVLKNNEIFEKSARATFQQFDVKNKNFLHFSEIESLIQKLCHNLELPPVDKNILSIVYKDYDSSKNNRMNYTDFRQMYWDLLKQIKKKYYPTKNFKIKRNCIISRKKLGGYDYSSIYNYLSFKKILGYGAFGEVHLVEDNICKLYKVVKILKKKSMKHIKINEEINVLIYLDHPNIIKIFDVYENVDCTYIVMELCEGGELMSKIKNSESFNETYIKNIMFQILCAIAYMHSNNIAHKDLKPENILFKEKGDDTLKIIDFGLAELINKSEGISKTAAGTVLYMAPEVFKKKFTIKCDIWSAGVIMFFLFTKSLPFGGNTYEEVKQSIFRDEPDYKSLKSKLSQTALHMLKLMLQKDYNKRPMASVLLHHPWFQGYFDPIQISPNVLNNMKSYMKHSNIRNIIINIMAHELSVINNHIKYINELFYKLDTNHNGSLSHREIYTVLASVGIKKWDINRILQALDINDRGNITYTEFMAGCYRWKNIESTFLKAAFNKIDKDEDGYISKSDIVSLVHDKILDNNDIDNFFLSVHSIKKGIPREHIINK